A section of the Festucalex cinctus isolate MCC-2025b chromosome 9, RoL_Fcin_1.0, whole genome shotgun sequence genome encodes:
- the cyfip2 gene encoding cytoplasmic FMR1-interacting protein 2 isoform X1, which yields MTTHVTLEDALSNVDLLEELPLPDQQPCIEPPPSSIMYQANFDTNFEDRNAFVTGIARYIEQATVHSSMNEMLEEGHEYAVMLYTWRSCSRAIPQVKCNEQPNRVEIYEKTVEVLEPEVTKLMKFMYFQRKAIERFCSEVKRLCHAERRKDFVSEAYLLTLGKFINMFAVLDELKNMKCSVKNDHSAYKRAAQFLRKMADPQSIQESQNLSMFLANHNRITQCLHQQLEVIPGYEELLADIVNICVDYYENKMYLTPSEKHMLLKVMGFGLYLMDGNVSNIYKLDAKKRINLSKIDKFFKLQVVPLFGDMQIELSRYIETSAHYEENKSKWTCTQSSISPQYNLCEQMVQIREDHIRFISELARYSNSEVVTGSGLDSQKSDEEYRELFDLSLRGLQLLSKWSTHVMEVYSWKLVHPTDKFCNKDCPGTAEEYERATRYNYTSEEKFALVEVIAMIKGLQVLMGRMESVFNQAIRNTIYAALQDFAQMTLREPLRQAVRKKKNVLISVLQAIRKTVCDWEGAREPPNDPCLRGEKDPKGGFDIKVPRRAVGPSSTQLYMVRTMLESLIADKSGSKKTLRSSLDGPIVVAIEDFHKQSFFFTHLLNFSEALQQCCDLSQLWFREFFLELTMGRRIQFPIEMSMPWILTDHILETKEPSMMEYVLYPLDLYNDSGYYALTKFKKQFLYDEIEAEVNLCFDQFVYKLADQIFAYYKAMAGSVLLDKRFRAECKNYGVIIPYPPSNRYETLLKQRHVQLLGRSIDLNRLITQRISAAMYKSLDHAISRFESEDLTSIVELEWLLEINRLTHRLLSKHMTLDSFDAMFREANHNVSAPYGRITLHVFWELNFDFLPNYCYNGSTNRFVRTAIPFTQEPQRDKPANVQPYYLYGSKPLNIAYSHIYSSYRNFVGPPHFKTICRLLGYQGIAVVMEELLKIVKSLLQGTILQYVKTLIEVMPKICRLPRHEYGSPGILEFFHHQLKDIIEYAELKTDVFQSLREVGNAILFCLLIEQALVSQEEVCDLLHAAPFQNILPRVYIKEGERLEVRMKRLEAKYAPLHLVPLIERLGTPQQIAIAREGDLLTKERLCCGLSMFEVILTRIRSFLQDGVWRGPPPTNGVMHVDECMEFHRLWSAMQFVYCIPVGTHEFTAEQCFGDGLNWAGCAVIVLLGQQRRFDLFDFCYHLLKVQRQDGKDEIIKNVPLKKMADRIRKYQILNNEIFAILNKYMKAVETDSSTVEHVRCFQPPIHQSLATTC from the exons ATGACGACCCACGTGACCCTCGAAGATGCCCTGTCCAATGTGGACCTGCTGGAGGAGCTGCCCCTCCCAGACCAGCAGCCATGCATCGAACCCCCTCCCTCCTCCATTATGTACCAG GCCAATTTTGATACCAACTTTGAAGATAGGAATGCGTTTGTGACCGGCATCGCTCGTTATATTGAGCAAGCTACAGTCCACTCCAGCATG aATGAAATGCTGGAAGAAGGACATGAATATGCTGTGATGCTTTACACTTGGAGAAGCTGTTCTCGAGCTATTCCGCAG GTGAAATGCAATGAGCAACCCAACAGAGTTGAGATCTACGAGAAAACGGTGGAGGTGTTGGAGCCTGAAGTCACCAAGCTCATGAAGTTTATGTATTTCCAA cGGAAAGCTATAGAGCGTTTCTGTAGCGAAGTGAAGCGTCTCTGCCACGCTGAGCGAAGGAAAGATTTTGTTTCTGAGGCCTATCTGCTTACTCTGGGCAAATTTATCAACATGTTTGCTGTACTGGACGAACTGAAAAACATGAAGTGTAGCGTAAAGAACGATCATTCTGCTTACAAAAG ggCAGCTCAGTTCCTGAGGAAGATGGCTGACCCTCAGTCCATCCAGGAGTCTCAGAATCTTTCTATGTTCTTAGCCAATCACAACAGGATCACTCAG TGCCTGCACCAACAGCTTGAAGTGATTCCAGGTTATGAGGAACTTTTGGCAGATATTGTCAACATCTGTGTAGATTATTATGAGAACAAGATGTATTTGACTCCAAGCGAGAAACACATGCTTCTCAAG GTGATGGGGTTTGGTCTGTACCTGATGGATGGGAATGTGAGCAATATTTACAAACTAGATGCCAAAAAGAGGATCAACCTTAGCAAGATTGACAAGTTCTTCAAA CTTCAAGTGGTGCCGTTATTTGGAGACATGCAGATAGAGCTGTCCCGCTACATTGAGACAAGTGCTCACTACGAGGAAAACAAGTCCAA GTGGACGTGCACCCAGAGCAGCATTTCACCACAGTACAACCTTTGTGAGCAGATGGTGCAGATCAGAGAGGACCACATCCGCTTCATCTCTGAGCTGGCGCGCTACAGCAACAGCGAAGTGGTGACGGGCTCGGGCCTGGACAGCCAGAAATCAGATGAGGAATACAGAGAGCTTTTTGACCTTTCACTGAGGGGTCTGCAGTTGTTGTCCAAGTGGAGTACGCATGTCATGGAAGTT TACTCATGGAAGCTGGTCCATCCCACAGATAAATTTTGTAATAAGGATTGTCCGGGCACAGCAGAAGAATATGAACGAGCCACACGTTATAATTACACCAGTGAAGAGAAGTTTGCTCTGGTGGAAGTGATTGCCATGATTAAAGGGCTTCAG GTCCTGATGGGCCGAATGGAGTCCGTGTTTAATCAGGCTATCAGGAATACCATCTACGCAGCACTGCAGGACTTTGCCCAGATGACCCTCAGGGAGCCTCTGCGCCAGGCTGTGCGCAAAAAGAAGAATGTCCTCATTAG TGTTCTCCAAGCCATTCGAAAAACCGTTTGCGACTGGGAGGGGGCGAGGGAACCTCCAAATGATCCGTGTCTGAGGGGGGAGAAGGACCCCAAAGGTGGTTTTGATATCAAGGTACCCCGGAGAGCTGTGGGACCTTCTAGCACGCAA CTGTACATGGTGCGCACTATGTTGGAGTCATTGATTGCAGACAAGAGTGGCTCTAAAAAGACCCTGCGCAGCAGTCTGGATGGACCCATTGTGGTGGCCATAGAAGATTTCCACAAACAATCCTTCTTCTTCACACACCTGCTCAATTTCAGCG AGGCCCTGCAGCAGTGTTGTGACCTTTCCCAGCTCTGGTTTAGAGAGTTCTTCCTTGAGCTGACCATGGGTCGCAGAATCCAGTTCCCTATTGAGATGTCCATGCCGTGGATTCTCACCGACCACATCCTGGAGACCAAGGAGCCGTCCATGATGGA GTATGTGCTATATCCACTTGATTTGTACAACGACAGCGGCTACTATGCTCTCACTAAGTTCAAGAAGCAGTTCCTTTATGATGAAATTGAGGCTGAG GTAAACCTTTGCTTTGATCAGTTTGTCTACAAGTTGGCTGATCAGATATTTGCCTACTATAAAGCAATGGCTGGAAG TGTCCTGCTTGATAAGCGCTTCCGTGCAGAGTGTAAAAACTATGGGGTGATTATACCATACCCCCCTTCAAACCGCTATGAGACGTTGCTCAAACAGAGACATGTGCAG CTTCTGGGTCGCTCCATTGACCTGAACCGTCTCATCACCCAGAGGATCTCTGCTGCCATGTATAAATCTCTGGACCATGCCATCAGCCGCTTTGAAAGCGAGGATCTGACATCCATTGTG GAGTTGGAGTGGCTTCTGGAGATCAACAGACTCACCCACCGGCTTCTGTCCAAGCACATGACCTTGGACAGCTTCGACGCCATGTTCCGTGAGGCCAATCACAACGTGTCAGCTCCCTACGGCCGAATTACACTTCACGTCTTTTGGGAGCTCAATTTTGATTTCCTCCCTAATTATTGCTACAATGGATCCACGAACCG ATTTGTACGCACAGCCATTCCATTCACCCAGGAGCCTCAGAGAGACAAGCCAGCCAACGTACAGCCTTACTACCTGTATGGGTCCAAG CCTCTGAACATTGCCTACTCTCACATATATAGCTCCTATAGGAATTTTGTCGGCCCGCCTCACTTCAAGACCATTTGTCGTCTTCTTGGTTACCAAGGCATTGCTGTCGTGATGGAAGAGCTGCTAAAGATTGTCAAGAGCTTG TTGCAGGGCACCATTCTGCAGTATGTAAAAACACTCATCGAAGTCATGCCCAAAATTTGCCGCTTGCCCCGCCATGAATATGGCTCCCCAG GTATCTTGGAGTTCTTCCACCACCAACTCAAGGATATTATTGAGTACGCTGAGCTCAAGACGGATGTCTTCCAGAGTTTAAGGGAGGTGGGGAACGCCATCCTCTTCTGCCTGCTCATCGAGCAAGCGCTGGT gtcACAGGAGGAAGTATGTGACCTTCTTCATGCTGCCCCCTTCCAAAACATTCTGCCAAGAGTATACATCAAAG AGGGAGAACGTCTTGAAGTGAGGATGAAAAGGCTGGAAGCAAAGTATGCCCCACTCCACCTTGTGCCTCTGATTGAGAGGCTGGGAACCCCTCAG CAAATTGCCATTGCACGTGAGGGAGATTTGCTGACCAAAGAGCGCCTGTGCTGCGGCCTTTCCATGTTTGAGGTCATCCTGACGCGCATCCGCAGCTTCTTGCAAGACGGGGTGTGGCGCGGGCCCCCTCCCACCAATGGTGTCATGCATGTCGACGAGTGCATGGAGTTCCACCGCCTTTGGAGCGCAATGCAGTTTGTGTACTGCATTCCGGTGGGCACTCACGAGTTCACAGCAGA GCAGTGCTTTGGGGATGGTCTGAACTGGGCCGGCTGTGCTGTCATTGTTCTGTTGGGACAGCAGCGTCGTTTTGATCTCTTTGACTTTTGCTACCACCTGCTCAAAGTCCAAAGACAAGATGGCAAGGATGAGATCATCAAAAATGTG CCACTCAAGAAGATGGCGGACCGCATCAGGAAGTACCAGATCCTTAACAATGAAATCTTCGCTATTCTAAACAAGTATATGAAGGCCGTGGAGACAGACAGTTCCACTGTGGAGCATGTTCGCTGTTTCCAGCCTCCTATACACCAATCCTTGGCTACCACTTGTTGA
- the cyfip2 gene encoding cytoplasmic FMR1-interacting protein 2 isoform X2 produces the protein MTTHVTLEDALSNVDLLEELPLPDQQPCIEPPPSSIMYQANFDTNFEDRNAFVTGIARYIEQATVHSSMNEMLEEGHEYAVMLYTWRSCSRAIPQVKCNEQPNRVEIYEKTVEVLEPEVTKLMKFMYFQRKAIERFCSEVKRLCHAERRKDFVSEAYLLTLGKFINMFAVLDELKNMKCSVKNDHSAYKRAAQFLRKMADPQSIQESQNLSMFLANHNRITQCLHQQLEVIPGYEELLADIVNICVDYYENKMYLTPSEKHMLLKVMGFGLYLMDGNVSNIYKLDAKKRINLSKIDKFFKLQVVPLFGDMQIELSRYIETSAHYEENKSKWTCTQSSISPQYNLCEQMVQIREDHIRFISELARYSNSEVVTGSGLDSQKSDEEYRELFDLSLRGLQLLSKWSTHVMEVYSWKLVHPTDKFCNKDCPGTAEEYERATRYNYTSEEKFALVEVIAMIKGLQVLMGRMESVFNQAIRNTIYAALQDFAQMTLREPLRQAVRKKKNVLISVLQAIRKTVCDWEGAREPPNDPCLRGEKDPKGGFDIKVPRRAVGPSSTQLYMVRTMLESLIADKSGSKKTLRSSLDGPIVVAIEDFHKQSFFFTHLLNFSEALQQCCDLSQLWFREFFLELTMGRRIQFPIEMSMPWILTDHILETKEPSMMEYVLYPLDLYNDSGYYALTKFKKQFLYDEIEAEVNLCFDQFVYKLADQIFAYYKAMAGSVLLDKRFRAECKNYGVIIPYPPSNRYETLLKQRHVQLLGRSIDLNRLITQRISAAMYKSLDHAISRFESEDLTSIVELEWLLEINRLTHRLLSKHMTLDSFDAMFREANHNVSAPYGRITLHVFWELNFDFLPNYCYNGSTNRFVRTAIPFTQEPQRDKPANVQPYYLYGSKPLNIAYSHIYSSYRNFVGPPHFKTICRLLGYQGIAVVMEELLKIVKSLLQGTILQYVKTLIEVMPKICRLPRHEYGSPGILEFFHHQLKDIIEYAELKTDVFQSLREVGNAILFCLLIEQALSQEEVCDLLHAAPFQNILPRVYIKEGERLEVRMKRLEAKYAPLHLVPLIERLGTPQQIAIAREGDLLTKERLCCGLSMFEVILTRIRSFLQDGVWRGPPPTNGVMHVDECMEFHRLWSAMQFVYCIPVGTHEFTAEQCFGDGLNWAGCAVIVLLGQQRRFDLFDFCYHLLKVQRQDGKDEIIKNVPLKKMADRIRKYQILNNEIFAILNKYMKAVETDSSTVEHVRCFQPPIHQSLATTC, from the exons ATGACGACCCACGTGACCCTCGAAGATGCCCTGTCCAATGTGGACCTGCTGGAGGAGCTGCCCCTCCCAGACCAGCAGCCATGCATCGAACCCCCTCCCTCCTCCATTATGTACCAG GCCAATTTTGATACCAACTTTGAAGATAGGAATGCGTTTGTGACCGGCATCGCTCGTTATATTGAGCAAGCTACAGTCCACTCCAGCATG aATGAAATGCTGGAAGAAGGACATGAATATGCTGTGATGCTTTACACTTGGAGAAGCTGTTCTCGAGCTATTCCGCAG GTGAAATGCAATGAGCAACCCAACAGAGTTGAGATCTACGAGAAAACGGTGGAGGTGTTGGAGCCTGAAGTCACCAAGCTCATGAAGTTTATGTATTTCCAA cGGAAAGCTATAGAGCGTTTCTGTAGCGAAGTGAAGCGTCTCTGCCACGCTGAGCGAAGGAAAGATTTTGTTTCTGAGGCCTATCTGCTTACTCTGGGCAAATTTATCAACATGTTTGCTGTACTGGACGAACTGAAAAACATGAAGTGTAGCGTAAAGAACGATCATTCTGCTTACAAAAG ggCAGCTCAGTTCCTGAGGAAGATGGCTGACCCTCAGTCCATCCAGGAGTCTCAGAATCTTTCTATGTTCTTAGCCAATCACAACAGGATCACTCAG TGCCTGCACCAACAGCTTGAAGTGATTCCAGGTTATGAGGAACTTTTGGCAGATATTGTCAACATCTGTGTAGATTATTATGAGAACAAGATGTATTTGACTCCAAGCGAGAAACACATGCTTCTCAAG GTGATGGGGTTTGGTCTGTACCTGATGGATGGGAATGTGAGCAATATTTACAAACTAGATGCCAAAAAGAGGATCAACCTTAGCAAGATTGACAAGTTCTTCAAA CTTCAAGTGGTGCCGTTATTTGGAGACATGCAGATAGAGCTGTCCCGCTACATTGAGACAAGTGCTCACTACGAGGAAAACAAGTCCAA GTGGACGTGCACCCAGAGCAGCATTTCACCACAGTACAACCTTTGTGAGCAGATGGTGCAGATCAGAGAGGACCACATCCGCTTCATCTCTGAGCTGGCGCGCTACAGCAACAGCGAAGTGGTGACGGGCTCGGGCCTGGACAGCCAGAAATCAGATGAGGAATACAGAGAGCTTTTTGACCTTTCACTGAGGGGTCTGCAGTTGTTGTCCAAGTGGAGTACGCATGTCATGGAAGTT TACTCATGGAAGCTGGTCCATCCCACAGATAAATTTTGTAATAAGGATTGTCCGGGCACAGCAGAAGAATATGAACGAGCCACACGTTATAATTACACCAGTGAAGAGAAGTTTGCTCTGGTGGAAGTGATTGCCATGATTAAAGGGCTTCAG GTCCTGATGGGCCGAATGGAGTCCGTGTTTAATCAGGCTATCAGGAATACCATCTACGCAGCACTGCAGGACTTTGCCCAGATGACCCTCAGGGAGCCTCTGCGCCAGGCTGTGCGCAAAAAGAAGAATGTCCTCATTAG TGTTCTCCAAGCCATTCGAAAAACCGTTTGCGACTGGGAGGGGGCGAGGGAACCTCCAAATGATCCGTGTCTGAGGGGGGAGAAGGACCCCAAAGGTGGTTTTGATATCAAGGTACCCCGGAGAGCTGTGGGACCTTCTAGCACGCAA CTGTACATGGTGCGCACTATGTTGGAGTCATTGATTGCAGACAAGAGTGGCTCTAAAAAGACCCTGCGCAGCAGTCTGGATGGACCCATTGTGGTGGCCATAGAAGATTTCCACAAACAATCCTTCTTCTTCACACACCTGCTCAATTTCAGCG AGGCCCTGCAGCAGTGTTGTGACCTTTCCCAGCTCTGGTTTAGAGAGTTCTTCCTTGAGCTGACCATGGGTCGCAGAATCCAGTTCCCTATTGAGATGTCCATGCCGTGGATTCTCACCGACCACATCCTGGAGACCAAGGAGCCGTCCATGATGGA GTATGTGCTATATCCACTTGATTTGTACAACGACAGCGGCTACTATGCTCTCACTAAGTTCAAGAAGCAGTTCCTTTATGATGAAATTGAGGCTGAG GTAAACCTTTGCTTTGATCAGTTTGTCTACAAGTTGGCTGATCAGATATTTGCCTACTATAAAGCAATGGCTGGAAG TGTCCTGCTTGATAAGCGCTTCCGTGCAGAGTGTAAAAACTATGGGGTGATTATACCATACCCCCCTTCAAACCGCTATGAGACGTTGCTCAAACAGAGACATGTGCAG CTTCTGGGTCGCTCCATTGACCTGAACCGTCTCATCACCCAGAGGATCTCTGCTGCCATGTATAAATCTCTGGACCATGCCATCAGCCGCTTTGAAAGCGAGGATCTGACATCCATTGTG GAGTTGGAGTGGCTTCTGGAGATCAACAGACTCACCCACCGGCTTCTGTCCAAGCACATGACCTTGGACAGCTTCGACGCCATGTTCCGTGAGGCCAATCACAACGTGTCAGCTCCCTACGGCCGAATTACACTTCACGTCTTTTGGGAGCTCAATTTTGATTTCCTCCCTAATTATTGCTACAATGGATCCACGAACCG ATTTGTACGCACAGCCATTCCATTCACCCAGGAGCCTCAGAGAGACAAGCCAGCCAACGTACAGCCTTACTACCTGTATGGGTCCAAG CCTCTGAACATTGCCTACTCTCACATATATAGCTCCTATAGGAATTTTGTCGGCCCGCCTCACTTCAAGACCATTTGTCGTCTTCTTGGTTACCAAGGCATTGCTGTCGTGATGGAAGAGCTGCTAAAGATTGTCAAGAGCTTG TTGCAGGGCACCATTCTGCAGTATGTAAAAACACTCATCGAAGTCATGCCCAAAATTTGCCGCTTGCCCCGCCATGAATATGGCTCCCCAG GTATCTTGGAGTTCTTCCACCACCAACTCAAGGATATTATTGAGTACGCTGAGCTCAAGACGGATGTCTTCCAGAGTTTAAGGGAGGTGGGGAACGCCATCCTCTTCTGCCTGCTCATCGAGCAAGCGCTG tcACAGGAGGAAGTATGTGACCTTCTTCATGCTGCCCCCTTCCAAAACATTCTGCCAAGAGTATACATCAAAG AGGGAGAACGTCTTGAAGTGAGGATGAAAAGGCTGGAAGCAAAGTATGCCCCACTCCACCTTGTGCCTCTGATTGAGAGGCTGGGAACCCCTCAG CAAATTGCCATTGCACGTGAGGGAGATTTGCTGACCAAAGAGCGCCTGTGCTGCGGCCTTTCCATGTTTGAGGTCATCCTGACGCGCATCCGCAGCTTCTTGCAAGACGGGGTGTGGCGCGGGCCCCCTCCCACCAATGGTGTCATGCATGTCGACGAGTGCATGGAGTTCCACCGCCTTTGGAGCGCAATGCAGTTTGTGTACTGCATTCCGGTGGGCACTCACGAGTTCACAGCAGA GCAGTGCTTTGGGGATGGTCTGAACTGGGCCGGCTGTGCTGTCATTGTTCTGTTGGGACAGCAGCGTCGTTTTGATCTCTTTGACTTTTGCTACCACCTGCTCAAAGTCCAAAGACAAGATGGCAAGGATGAGATCATCAAAAATGTG CCACTCAAGAAGATGGCGGACCGCATCAGGAAGTACCAGATCCTTAACAATGAAATCTTCGCTATTCTAAACAAGTATATGAAGGCCGTGGAGACAGACAGTTCCACTGTGGAGCATGTTCGCTGTTTCCAGCCTCCTATACACCAATCCTTGGCTACCACTTGTTGA
- the cyfip2 gene encoding cytoplasmic FMR1-interacting protein 2 isoform X3 — MTTHVTLEDALSNVDLLEELPLPDQQPCIEPPPSSIMYQANFDTNFEDRNAFVTGIARYIEQATVHSSMNEMLEEGHEYAVMLYTWRSCSRAIPQVKCNEQPNRVEIYEKTVEVLEPEVTKLMKFMYFQRKAIERFCSEVKRLCHAERRKDFVSEAYLLTLGKFINMFAVLDELKNMKCSVKNDHSAYKRAAQFLRKMADPQSIQESQNLSMFLANHNRITQCLHQQLEVIPGYEELLADIVNICVDYYENKMYLTPSEKHMLLKVMGFGLYLMDGNVSNIYKLDAKKRINLSKIDKFFKLQVVPLFGDMQIELSRYIETSAHYEENKSKWTCTQSSISPQYNLCEQMVQIREDHIRFISELARYSNSEVVTGSGLDSQKSDEEYRELFDLSLRGLQLLSKWSTHVMEVYSWKLVHPTDKFCNKDCPGTAEEYERATRYNYTSEEKFALVEVIAMIKGLQVLMGRMESVFNQAIRNTIYAALQDFAQMTLREPLRQAVRKKKNVLISVLQAIRKTVCDWEGAREPPNDPCLRGEKDPKGGFDIKVPRRAVGPSSTQLYMVRTMLESLIADKSGSKKTLRSSLDGPIVVAIEDFHKQSFFFTHLLNFSEALQQCCDLSQLWFREFFLELTMGRRIQFPIEMSMPWILTDHILETKEPSMMEYVLYPLDLYNDSGYYALTKFKKQFLYDEIEAEVNLCFDQFVYKLADQIFAYYKAMAGSVLLDKRFRAECKNYGVIIPYPPSNRYETLLKQRHVQLLGRSIDLNRLITQRISAAMYKSLDHAISRFESEDLTSIVELEWLLEINRLTHRLLSKHMTLDSFDAMFREANHNVSAPYGRITLHVFWELNFDFLPNYCYNGSTNRFVRTAIPFTQEPQRDKPANVQPYYLYGSKPLNIAYSHIYSSYRNFVGPPHFKTICRLLGYQGIAVVMEELLKIVKSLLQGTILQYVKTLIEVMPKICRLPRHEYGSPGILEFFHHQLKDIIEYAELKTDVFQSLREVGNAILFCLLIEQALVVRTWVLFIAI; from the exons ATGACGACCCACGTGACCCTCGAAGATGCCCTGTCCAATGTGGACCTGCTGGAGGAGCTGCCCCTCCCAGACCAGCAGCCATGCATCGAACCCCCTCCCTCCTCCATTATGTACCAG GCCAATTTTGATACCAACTTTGAAGATAGGAATGCGTTTGTGACCGGCATCGCTCGTTATATTGAGCAAGCTACAGTCCACTCCAGCATG aATGAAATGCTGGAAGAAGGACATGAATATGCTGTGATGCTTTACACTTGGAGAAGCTGTTCTCGAGCTATTCCGCAG GTGAAATGCAATGAGCAACCCAACAGAGTTGAGATCTACGAGAAAACGGTGGAGGTGTTGGAGCCTGAAGTCACCAAGCTCATGAAGTTTATGTATTTCCAA cGGAAAGCTATAGAGCGTTTCTGTAGCGAAGTGAAGCGTCTCTGCCACGCTGAGCGAAGGAAAGATTTTGTTTCTGAGGCCTATCTGCTTACTCTGGGCAAATTTATCAACATGTTTGCTGTACTGGACGAACTGAAAAACATGAAGTGTAGCGTAAAGAACGATCATTCTGCTTACAAAAG ggCAGCTCAGTTCCTGAGGAAGATGGCTGACCCTCAGTCCATCCAGGAGTCTCAGAATCTTTCTATGTTCTTAGCCAATCACAACAGGATCACTCAG TGCCTGCACCAACAGCTTGAAGTGATTCCAGGTTATGAGGAACTTTTGGCAGATATTGTCAACATCTGTGTAGATTATTATGAGAACAAGATGTATTTGACTCCAAGCGAGAAACACATGCTTCTCAAG GTGATGGGGTTTGGTCTGTACCTGATGGATGGGAATGTGAGCAATATTTACAAACTAGATGCCAAAAAGAGGATCAACCTTAGCAAGATTGACAAGTTCTTCAAA CTTCAAGTGGTGCCGTTATTTGGAGACATGCAGATAGAGCTGTCCCGCTACATTGAGACAAGTGCTCACTACGAGGAAAACAAGTCCAA GTGGACGTGCACCCAGAGCAGCATTTCACCACAGTACAACCTTTGTGAGCAGATGGTGCAGATCAGAGAGGACCACATCCGCTTCATCTCTGAGCTGGCGCGCTACAGCAACAGCGAAGTGGTGACGGGCTCGGGCCTGGACAGCCAGAAATCAGATGAGGAATACAGAGAGCTTTTTGACCTTTCACTGAGGGGTCTGCAGTTGTTGTCCAAGTGGAGTACGCATGTCATGGAAGTT TACTCATGGAAGCTGGTCCATCCCACAGATAAATTTTGTAATAAGGATTGTCCGGGCACAGCAGAAGAATATGAACGAGCCACACGTTATAATTACACCAGTGAAGAGAAGTTTGCTCTGGTGGAAGTGATTGCCATGATTAAAGGGCTTCAG GTCCTGATGGGCCGAATGGAGTCCGTGTTTAATCAGGCTATCAGGAATACCATCTACGCAGCACTGCAGGACTTTGCCCAGATGACCCTCAGGGAGCCTCTGCGCCAGGCTGTGCGCAAAAAGAAGAATGTCCTCATTAG TGTTCTCCAAGCCATTCGAAAAACCGTTTGCGACTGGGAGGGGGCGAGGGAACCTCCAAATGATCCGTGTCTGAGGGGGGAGAAGGACCCCAAAGGTGGTTTTGATATCAAGGTACCCCGGAGAGCTGTGGGACCTTCTAGCACGCAA CTGTACATGGTGCGCACTATGTTGGAGTCATTGATTGCAGACAAGAGTGGCTCTAAAAAGACCCTGCGCAGCAGTCTGGATGGACCCATTGTGGTGGCCATAGAAGATTTCCACAAACAATCCTTCTTCTTCACACACCTGCTCAATTTCAGCG AGGCCCTGCAGCAGTGTTGTGACCTTTCCCAGCTCTGGTTTAGAGAGTTCTTCCTTGAGCTGACCATGGGTCGCAGAATCCAGTTCCCTATTGAGATGTCCATGCCGTGGATTCTCACCGACCACATCCTGGAGACCAAGGAGCCGTCCATGATGGA GTATGTGCTATATCCACTTGATTTGTACAACGACAGCGGCTACTATGCTCTCACTAAGTTCAAGAAGCAGTTCCTTTATGATGAAATTGAGGCTGAG GTAAACCTTTGCTTTGATCAGTTTGTCTACAAGTTGGCTGATCAGATATTTGCCTACTATAAAGCAATGGCTGGAAG TGTCCTGCTTGATAAGCGCTTCCGTGCAGAGTGTAAAAACTATGGGGTGATTATACCATACCCCCCTTCAAACCGCTATGAGACGTTGCTCAAACAGAGACATGTGCAG CTTCTGGGTCGCTCCATTGACCTGAACCGTCTCATCACCCAGAGGATCTCTGCTGCCATGTATAAATCTCTGGACCATGCCATCAGCCGCTTTGAAAGCGAGGATCTGACATCCATTGTG GAGTTGGAGTGGCTTCTGGAGATCAACAGACTCACCCACCGGCTTCTGTCCAAGCACATGACCTTGGACAGCTTCGACGCCATGTTCCGTGAGGCCAATCACAACGTGTCAGCTCCCTACGGCCGAATTACACTTCACGTCTTTTGGGAGCTCAATTTTGATTTCCTCCCTAATTATTGCTACAATGGATCCACGAACCG ATTTGTACGCACAGCCATTCCATTCACCCAGGAGCCTCAGAGAGACAAGCCAGCCAACGTACAGCCTTACTACCTGTATGGGTCCAAG CCTCTGAACATTGCCTACTCTCACATATATAGCTCCTATAGGAATTTTGTCGGCCCGCCTCACTTCAAGACCATTTGTCGTCTTCTTGGTTACCAAGGCATTGCTGTCGTGATGGAAGAGCTGCTAAAGATTGTCAAGAGCTTG TTGCAGGGCACCATTCTGCAGTATGTAAAAACACTCATCGAAGTCATGCCCAAAATTTGCCGCTTGCCCCGCCATGAATATGGCTCCCCAG GTATCTTGGAGTTCTTCCACCACCAACTCAAGGATATTATTGAGTACGCTGAGCTCAAGACGGATGTCTTCCAGAGTTTAAGGGAGGTGGGGAACGCCATCCTCTTCTGCCTGCTCATCGAGCAAGCGCTG GTGGTAAGGACATGGGTTTTGTTCATTGCTATCTAA